One stretch of Halapricum desulfuricans DNA includes these proteins:
- a CDS encoding efflux RND transporter permease subunit: MAGSIARRYADWIAAHSKLVVLAVLALTVVVAAGVAFGETGSSDVGQFEVDSEETAAQEFVRDSYGGDEGVVAQIVVRNESGDTLTRESLLEGLALQREIRTDPDLNATLSEQGMVGIENVVATAVVHAGSGDGPPPTGTPSLDRQITALESVQQDRFEQVLASVLDPDAELPGGQDPYAFLPRSYEPGDTSAEARLTLLFQVDDSGSNEDPQAAYDAQVEIDGLIEQRFDDAFVFGQGIQDDASARATGDSFAIITPFALALIVFVLGITYRDLLDILLAFVGIAVVMAWLAGIMGWLAIPMNVILIAVPFLLTGLSIDYALHVVMRYREARRGTLDAQDGTGSDLSIRAAMALGFGSVVLALAAATVSTGVGFLSNVVSPLPAIQDFAVLSAGGIFATFVAFGVFLPALKIEVDSVVENRLGRSRAKPAFGVESGLANAVLERLSGLSIRAPVAIVVVALLLATAGGYGATTIDTEFNEVDFLPQDAPDWAEYLPGPLEPGTYTIAEDFEYLSDNFRLRGDEGQSQILIRGDVTDSTVLSAIDDAETDVDPDSSIQRRPGGAAAIEGPHTVIRDVASGNETFAALVARSDSDGDGLPEEDIGEIYAALFDADERAASEVLSRDADGTVTSARLLLSVRSSESAQTIAGDTRAFAAQIERGVADDGAATVSAVATGATVTTAVIQDALLETLIEAFAVTLVVILLFLTALFRVRYGSWSLGPVAVLPVVVALAWLLGAMSALGLSFNSETAVITSLAIGLGVDYSIHASERFVDERERAETLESALTRTITGTGGALLASAATTAAAFGVLAFALSPPLQRFGIVTGLAIVFAFVAVVTMLPGLLVVRERVLGDRPS; encoded by the coding sequence GAGAGCGGCGACACCCTCACGCGGGAATCGCTTCTGGAGGGGCTGGCTCTCCAGCGCGAGATCAGGACTGATCCGGACCTGAACGCGACGCTGTCCGAACAGGGAATGGTCGGAATCGAGAACGTCGTCGCGACCGCAGTCGTCCACGCCGGCTCGGGTGACGGCCCGCCGCCGACCGGGACACCGTCGCTGGACCGCCAGATCACGGCCCTCGAGAGCGTCCAGCAGGACCGATTCGAGCAGGTGCTCGCGAGCGTCCTCGATCCGGACGCCGAATTGCCGGGCGGACAGGACCCCTACGCGTTCCTGCCCCGGAGTTACGAGCCCGGAGACACGAGCGCCGAGGCGCGGCTGACGCTGCTGTTCCAGGTCGACGACAGCGGGTCGAACGAGGATCCGCAGGCCGCTTACGATGCACAGGTCGAGATCGACGGGCTGATCGAGCAGCGCTTCGACGACGCGTTCGTCTTCGGACAGGGGATTCAGGACGACGCCTCCGCGCGGGCGACCGGCGACAGCTTCGCGATCATCACGCCGTTCGCGCTCGCGCTGATCGTGTTCGTCCTCGGGATCACCTACCGCGATCTGCTGGACATCCTGCTGGCGTTCGTCGGCATCGCCGTCGTGATGGCCTGGCTCGCGGGGATCATGGGCTGGCTCGCGATCCCGATGAACGTCATCCTCATCGCCGTTCCCTTCCTGTTGACCGGGCTGAGCATCGACTACGCCCTGCACGTGGTCATGCGCTATCGGGAGGCCCGCCGGGGGACGCTCGACGCGCAGGACGGCACCGGGAGCGACCTCTCGATCCGGGCGGCGATGGCGCTCGGGTTCGGGAGCGTCGTCCTCGCGCTGGCGGCGGCGACCGTCTCGACTGGCGTGGGCTTTCTGTCGAACGTCGTCAGTCCGCTCCCGGCGATCCAGGACTTCGCAGTCCTCAGCGCGGGCGGTATCTTCGCCACGTTCGTCGCCTTCGGCGTGTTCCTGCCGGCGCTGAAGATCGAGGTCGACTCCGTCGTCGAGAACCGGCTCGGCCGGTCGCGGGCGAAACCGGCGTTCGGCGTCGAGAGCGGCCTCGCCAACGCGGTGCTGGAACGGCTGAGTGGGCTGTCGATCCGCGCGCCAGTCGCGATCGTCGTCGTCGCGCTGTTGCTCGCGACTGCGGGCGGATACGGCGCGACGACGATCGACACGGAGTTCAACGAGGTCGACTTCCTGCCTCAGGACGCACCTGACTGGGCCGAGTACCTCCCCGGCCCGCTCGAGCCCGGGACGTACACCATCGCCGAGGACTTCGAGTATCTGAGCGACAACTTCCGGCTGCGGGGCGACGAGGGACAATCGCAGATACTGATACGCGGGGATGTGACAGATAGTACCGTACTCTCGGCGATCGACGACGCCGAAACGGACGTCGACCCGGACAGTTCCATCCAGCGTCGGCCCGGCGGCGCGGCGGCCATCGAGGGCCCACACACCGTGATCCGGGACGTGGCGAGCGGAAACGAGACGTTCGCAGCACTTGTCGCGCGGTCCGACAGCGACGGCGACGGCCTCCCCGAGGAGGACATCGGCGAGATCTACGCGGCGCTGTTCGACGCCGACGAGCGGGCCGCGAGCGAGGTCCTGAGCCGCGACGCGGACGGCACGGTCACGTCGGCCCGGCTGCTGCTCTCGGTCCGGTCGAGCGAATCGGCCCAGACGATCGCCGGGGACACGCGCGCGTTCGCGGCGCAGATCGAGCGCGGCGTTGCCGACGACGGCGCGGCCACGGTTTCGGCCGTGGCGACGGGTGCGACAGTCACGACGGCGGTCATCCAGGACGCGCTGCTGGAGACGCTGATCGAGGCCTTCGCGGTGACGCTCGTGGTCATCCTGCTGTTCCTGACGGCGCTGTTCCGCGTCCGGTACGGCTCGTGGTCGCTGGGCCCCGTGGCGGTCCTGCCGGTCGTGGTGGCGCTTGCGTGGCTGCTCGGGGCGATGTCGGCGCTCGGCCTGTCGTTCAACAGCGAGACGGCGGTGATCACGAGCCTCGCGATCGGGCTCGGCGTCGACTACAGCATCCACGCCAGCGAGCGGTTCGTCGACGAGCGCGAGCGTGCCGAGACCCTCGAATCCGCGCTCACCCGGACGATCACCGGGACGGGCGGGGCACTCCTCGCCAGCGCTGCGACGACCGCAGCGGCCTTCGGCGTGCTCGCCTTTGCCCTCTCGCCGCCGCTACAGCGGTTCGGGATCGTGACGGGGCTGGCGATCGTCTTCGCGTTCGTCGCCGTCGTCACGATGTTGCCGGGCCTGCTCGTCGTGCGCGAGCGAGTGTTGGGAGACAGACCCTCCTGA